The proteins below are encoded in one region of Apium graveolens cultivar Ventura chromosome 4, ASM990537v1, whole genome shotgun sequence:
- the LOC141719028 gene encoding uncharacterized protein LOC141719028, whose translation MNVLSWNCRGVGRPRKVQFLFDIVRQEQPYLVFLCETIAVKSKLEYVQNKLGYEGLFVVDPVGRSGGIALLWKEKEQVDILGFSQHHIDARVKGDNTIEWRLTGVYGEPDRLQRHKTWDLLRNLARDANLPWCVIGDINNVMCLEEKVGGDPYPTWLMEGFSAALQDAGLTDLPLTGHQFT comes from the coding sequence ATGAATGTTCTAAGTTGGAACTGCCGAGGAGTGGGGCGTCCTCGGAAAGTTCAGTTCCTATTTGACATTGTACGTCAAGAACAACCTTATTTGGTCTTTTTATGTGAAACTATTGCGGTTAAATCAAAGCTGGAATATGTGCAAAATAAACTTGGTTATGAAGGTCTGTTTGTGGTTGATCCAGTAGGAAGGAGTGGGGGTATTGCGTTACTATGGAAAGAAAAGGAGCAGGTGGATATATTGGGTTTTTCTCAACACCATATTGATGCAAGGGTGAAAGGAGATAATACGATTGAATGGAGATTAACGGGCGTGTATGGTGAGCCTGATAGACTTCAACGGCATAAAACCTGGGATCTGCTGAGAAATTTAGCCAGGGATGCAAATCTACCATGGTGTGTAATTGGGGATATTAATAATGTTATGTGTTTGGAAGAGAAAGTGGGAGGAGATCCTTACCCGACATGGTTAATGGAGGGGTTCAGTGCAGCTTTACAAGATGCAGGGCTTACAGACTTGCCACTAACTGGTCATCAGTTCACATAG